The genomic window GGCGCGAGGTCGAGCCTGCTCCCCGACTCGCTGCTCGATACCGCCGCGCACGACGAGGTGCAGCAGACGCTCGGAGATCTCGGCTTGAAGGAGACCGCGCAGGACACCTACCGCGCGCTGCGGCTGGCGCAGACGCCCGGTGCCGTGGTCGCGCTGCCCTTCTCCTACCGTTTGCGCTAAATCGTTCGGGGGGACGGAGCGCGACGAATGCCTGAGAAGATTTCGCTCACCCTCTCCAACGACGAGCTGTCCACCTTCCTCGCCGGGTTCAACGAGCTCGCGTTCGTGCGCGCCTTCGGCGTGAAGGTCTACCTGCTCGACGAGTGCCACGTGCGCTCGGTGATCGATCCGCTCAGCGAGAACCACCGCGGGGGCATCCAGAGCTCGGCCGTCAACGGCGGCGTGATGGCCAGCATGTTCGACCTCGCGCTGGGCATGCCTGGCCTGCTGCGCGCCCAGCCGGACTTGCGCACCGCGACCGTGCAGCTCTCCATGAGCTTCATGAAGGCCGTGCGCGGCAACAAGCTCGAGGTCGTCTCGTGGATCGCGCGCGCGGGCGCGGGGCTCCTCTTCACCGAGGCGGAGCTGCGCGACGAGGCAGGCGAGGTCTGCGCCTCGGCGCTCGGCGTGGTGCGCATGCTCGAAGGCCACTCCGAGCAGCGGCGGTTTTGAGGTTCAGAGCTTCTGCGCGCTGTCGAGCGCACCGCGCATGGCATCGATGAGCGCGCGCTGGTCGCGGGCGAGCACGCGGTCACCGTTGCAGGCGAAGAAGAGCGGCTCGTGCACGTCCCAGCCGGTGACCTCGAGCAGCTCCAGCGTCCCCGCCTCGAGGTGACCGGCGGCCGCGATCATCGGCCCGAACACCACCTGCTCCGAGCACGCGGCAAGCTCGAGCCCGAGCCCGATCGTCGCAACCTCGTGGCCCAGGGTGCGCTCGCCGGGCTGCAGCGGACAGCCGTCGTCGACGGGCACCATCTGCCCCGAGTCGTGCACCACCGGGCTGATGAAGGGAATGTTGCGCAGCCGATCGAGCGTGAGCGGCGTCTTGCCCAGCTTCCTCGCCGTCGCCGGCGACGCGTAGAGCCCGCGGCGGATCTCGCCGAGCCGCGTGGTCACCCAGCTCCGCGGGAAGCGCTCCGGACCCACGGTGAGCGCGGCCTCGAAGAGCGCCTCGCCGGCCATGGCGCGCACGATCGCGGGCGCGAGCTGCAGCGCGCGAAGTCGTAGCTGCGGCTGCGAGCGCGCGACGACCGGCAAAAAGAACGACGCCAGATAGCTCGGCGCCGCCAGGGCGAGCTCGCGGGTGTTCTCGCCGCGCGGGCGCTCGAGGTGGCGGAGCTGCGTCACCATCTCTTCGAGGTGCGGCACCAGGCGCGCCGCCTGCTCGCTCACGGCCACGCCGCGCGACGAGCGCGTGAAGAGCGCCGTG from Deltaproteobacteria bacterium includes these protein-coding regions:
- a CDS encoding PaaI family thioesterase; the encoded protein is MPEKISLTLSNDELSTFLAGFNELAFVRAFGVKVYLLDECHVRSVIDPLSENHRGGIQSSAVNGGVMASMFDLALGMPGLLRAQPDLRTATVQLSMSFMKAVRGNKLEVVSWIARAGAGLLFTEAELRDEAGEVCASALGVVRMLEGHSEQRRF
- a CDS encoding LysR family transcriptional regulator, coding for MSDGERSRSIADLRLADVMTFLAVRRTGTVTGAARELDVTPSQVSKAVHRLEKQLRTALFTRSSRGVAVSEQAARLVPHLEEMVTQLRHLERPRGENTRELALAAPSYLASFFLPVVARSQPQLRLRALQLAPAIVRAMAGEALFEAALTVGPERFPRSWVTTRLGEIRRGLYASPATARKLGKTPLTLDRLRNIPFISPVVHDSGQMVPVDDGCPLQPGERTLGHEVATIGLGLELAACSEQVVFGPMIAAAGHLEAGTLELLEVTGWDVHEPLFFACNGDRVLARDQRALIDAMRGALDSAQKL